From the Methylomonas sp. MK1 genome, one window contains:
- a CDS encoding SDR family oxidoreductase: MAKKIFVTGATGAVGSALIPLLLEEADNSLWLLIRAESTENLEKRLKELFLFWNLDQEQETNARHRITALQGDADLKKFALSEDIYAEIARQCTHIIHCAGVVRMNLPLQVARQHALGSAKNIVELAIACQASGTLQKVEYVSTVGVAGKMPGVVPETWITQPRSFHNTYEQSKAEAEDYLRQQIELYDLPVTIHRPSMVVGDSKTGKIIHFQIFYHICEFLAGRRTFGLLPNLSDAKLDTIPVDYVANVLKWSSDQKDSKYKIFHLCAGPREAIKLTMLCKIVRQIMRDQGFKLPIIITLPITFFNFIINTTAPYLSEKTQRAIKTFPFFLDYLADKQSFDNSITTQIIGVRSTIPSNYLVIALKKYFEARD, encoded by the coding sequence ATGGCAAAAAAAATTTTTGTTACAGGTGCAACCGGTGCTGTAGGTAGCGCATTAATACCCCTGCTTCTAGAAGAGGCTGATAACTCATTATGGCTGCTGATACGCGCCGAATCCACTGAAAATTTAGAAAAACGCCTCAAAGAACTTTTCCTTTTTTGGAATCTGGATCAAGAGCAAGAAACAAATGCTAGGCATCGCATTACCGCGTTACAGGGCGATGCCGACCTAAAGAAATTTGCGTTATCTGAAGACATTTATGCTGAAATCGCTAGGCAGTGTACCCACATTATTCACTGTGCGGGCGTTGTCAGAATGAATTTGCCGTTGCAAGTAGCCAGACAACATGCGCTGGGTTCCGCAAAAAACATTGTAGAACTTGCCATAGCCTGTCAAGCGTCAGGAACTTTACAAAAAGTTGAATATGTCAGTACAGTTGGCGTTGCCGGCAAAATGCCAGGTGTCGTCCCGGAAACTTGGATCACCCAACCGCGGAGCTTTCACAATACCTATGAGCAATCCAAAGCCGAGGCCGAAGACTATCTTCGCCAACAAATTGAACTTTACGATTTGCCGGTAACCATTCACAGGCCCAGCATGGTTGTGGGCGACTCAAAAACCGGAAAAATAATCCACTTTCAAATTTTTTATCATATATGTGAGTTTTTAGCTGGTCGACGAACTTTCGGATTATTACCAAATCTCAGTGACGCTAAACTCGACACAATACCAGTAGACTATGTTGCGAATGTTTTGAAATGGAGCTCCGATCAAAAAGATAGTAAATATAAAATTTTTCACCTATGTGCCGGCCCTCGTGAAGCGATTAAACTGACCATGTTATGCAAAATCGTTCGCCAAATTATGAGAGATCAAGGATTTAAATTGCCAATCATTATCACCCTTCCAATTACGTTTTTTAATTTTATTATAAACACAACGGCACCATATTTAAGCGAAAAAACACAACGAGCGATCAAAACATTCCCTTTTTTTCTCGATTATCTCGCCGACAAACAAAGTTTCGACAATTCAATTACAACTCAAATAATTGGCGTACGCTCAACTATTCCCTCCAATTACTTAGTTATAGCTCTAAAAAAATACTTTGAAGCGCGGGATTGA
- a CDS encoding UDP-2,3-diacylglucosamine diphosphatase, with the protein MKQDVLFISDLHLALEKPEITRRFLSFLQQRAVAAKSLYILGDLFDAWIGDDDNTQPIPTIKKALRQLADSGTEVFLLQGNRDFLLGQKFCQETGIRLLDEYAPIELNDQRILLTHGDLLCSDDLAYQTFRIKSHSPEWQQNVLSKPLWLRLIAARWYRFRSFYHKRGKTLDIMDVNQESVLESLRKYACYTLIHGHTHRPKLHEFMLDGLPAKRYVLADWKPDGAEILCWKNNDFQTESV; encoded by the coding sequence GTGAAACAAGACGTACTATTCATATCCGACCTGCATCTGGCTTTGGAAAAACCGGAGATCACCCGGCGTTTCTTAAGCTTTTTGCAGCAGCGCGCCGTCGCAGCAAAATCGCTTTATATTCTTGGCGATTTATTCGATGCTTGGATCGGCGACGACGACAATACTCAGCCTATCCCGACCATCAAAAAAGCGCTCAGACAACTTGCCGACTCCGGCACCGAAGTTTTTCTGCTGCAAGGCAACCGCGATTTCCTGCTGGGCCAAAAGTTTTGCCAGGAAACCGGCATCCGTTTGCTGGACGAATATGCGCCGATTGAGCTGAACGACCAGCGGATTTTGCTGACCCACGGCGATTTACTGTGTAGCGACGACCTGGCGTATCAGACCTTTCGCATTAAATCACACAGCCCGGAATGGCAACAAAATGTGCTGTCCAAACCCTTATGGCTGCGGCTGATAGCGGCACGTTGGTATAGGTTCCGCAGTTTTTATCACAAACGCGGCAAAACGCTGGACATTATGGATGTCAATCAAGAGTCGGTGCTGGAATCGCTGCGTAAATATGCCTGTTATACATTGATTCATGGTCACACACACCGGCCGAAACTACACGAATTTATGCTTGACGGTTTGCCGGCCAAACGTTACGTGCTGGCGGATTGGAAACCGGATGGAGCGGAGATTTTGTGCTGGAAGAACAACGACTTTCAAACAGAATCGGTCTGA
- a CDS encoding AMP-dependent synthetase/ligase — protein MSRYKTLPDLLKLRANEHPDDTAHWILNTDGTWHPISNLEFYRKAMDLSWKLKDLGVKKNQVAAIMATTSHDWELVHHAFLAMGGIVVGIDPNENPEQLNAIVKIANTKTLAIDHVRYLDKFQDLSQFETIIVLNSAPLEGQPDNLKFIDLSLTATGKLNDTPQPDILQPSDIATILFTSGTTGTPKGIAYRHDQIIAAIDAILQTYPELNHQPCHLACWLPLSNLFQRIVNLCALAGGAEVYFVEQPQKIIEYLPTINPHIFIAVPRFYEKLYQGFETKLNQQPQLISQCLRYSLKKGESQTAIGLLFRTANRQIFKSFTALFGKNIRYMVSGSAAMPLWLLHRYHAMGLLILEAYGLSENVVPIAANRSSEYRFGTVGKALPGNTITLEKDNELLVKGLGIFNGYLGDEDSKRSFVENYYIRTGDYAEIDTDGFIRLTGRKSEVFKTSTGRKIAPVAIESILQNNFAVEHAVVFGENRKFLIALVTVVSSNITKDQFTIAFVQQVAINLTQSVSDLPEYKRPVGVIFSLKSLSVAEQELTTNLKLRRKNIQHNYETWINQLYNLLEDPKSRIHSQPILANQDIVLLKL, from the coding sequence ATGAGTCGATATAAGACACTTCCCGATTTATTAAAACTCAGAGCGAACGAACATCCGGACGATACAGCGCATTGGATTCTTAATACTGATGGTACTTGGCATCCGATAAGTAACTTAGAGTTTTATCGGAAGGCGATGGATTTATCCTGGAAACTCAAAGACCTTGGCGTTAAAAAAAATCAAGTGGCAGCGATTATGGCTACCACCTCGCACGATTGGGAACTAGTCCATCATGCCTTTTTAGCAATGGGTGGGATTGTGGTCGGTATCGATCCGAACGAGAATCCCGAACAGTTAAACGCCATCGTAAAAATTGCAAACACTAAAACACTTGCAATAGACCACGTAAGATATCTGGATAAGTTTCAGGATCTTAGTCAATTCGAAACCATTATTGTGCTTAATTCCGCTCCATTGGAGGGGCAACCAGATAATCTCAAATTTATAGATCTCTCCCTGACCGCAACCGGCAAACTCAACGACACTCCGCAACCCGATATACTTCAGCCTTCGGATATCGCCACCATCCTTTTCACTTCAGGCACTACGGGAACCCCAAAAGGCATAGCCTATCGACATGATCAAATCATTGCCGCTATCGACGCAATATTGCAAACTTACCCTGAGTTAAACCATCAGCCGTGTCATTTAGCTTGTTGGCTGCCGCTTTCCAACCTTTTTCAACGTATTGTAAATTTATGTGCTTTAGCAGGCGGAGCCGAAGTCTACTTTGTGGAACAGCCGCAAAAAATCATCGAATACCTGCCAACAATCAATCCGCACATATTTATTGCCGTTCCGCGTTTTTATGAAAAACTTTATCAGGGATTTGAAACTAAGCTAAATCAACAACCGCAGCTTATTTCTCAATGCCTACGATATTCCCTTAAAAAGGGTGAAAGCCAAACTGCTATCGGCTTGCTCTTCCGAACCGCCAATCGCCAAATTTTTAAATCATTTACCGCCCTTTTTGGCAAAAACATAAGGTATATGGTGAGCGGATCGGCAGCCATGCCACTATGGTTGTTACACCGCTATCATGCTATGGGGTTGTTGATTTTAGAAGCTTATGGGCTAAGTGAAAACGTGGTGCCGATAGCGGCAAATAGGTCTTCAGAATACCGTTTTGGCACTGTCGGCAAAGCTTTGCCCGGCAACACCATAACCTTGGAGAAAGACAACGAATTACTGGTTAAAGGACTTGGCATTTTTAATGGCTATCTTGGGGATGAAGACTCTAAAAGAAGCTTCGTTGAAAATTATTACATTAGAACTGGAGACTATGCAGAAATTGATACCGATGGTTTCATACGCTTAACAGGACGAAAATCTGAAGTATTTAAAACATCAACTGGTAGAAAAATAGCTCCGGTTGCAATTGAGTCGATACTCCAAAACAATTTTGCAGTGGAGCACGCCGTTGTCTTTGGTGAAAATAGAAAATTCTTGATTGCATTAGTGACCGTTGTTAGTTCAAATATCACCAAAGACCAATTTACAATCGCTTTCGTACAGCAAGTCGCTATCAATCTGACGCAAAGCGTTTCGGATTTACCCGAATATAAACGCCCCGTTGGCGTCATTTTTTCGCTCAAAAGCCTTTCAGTTGCAGAGCAAGAGCTAACGACAAATCTGAAACTTAGACGTAAAAATATCCAACACAATTATGAAACATGGATAAACCAACTGTATAACTTGCTAGAAGACCCAAAATCAAGAATTCACTCCCAACCAATTTTAGCCAATCAAGACATCGTCTTATTGAAACTTTAG
- a CDS encoding class I SAM-dependent methyltransferase, which produces MEIDLIPVLLREHFGTRQLPREPEPQSMDSSEQVDAYFSSGSDENGIMAVSNLFHAAHATQVLHGCKKVLDLGCGPAIQLARIAELNPDCHFVGVDLSVEMLDRAHTLIAKNRLSNIEVVKGDITKLEQFSDASFDGIISTVTLHHLPRADDLARSFYQMSRVLRARGAIYLADFSRLKSLKSVLYFAYKYRHKLPHVLCLDYERSLRAAFLASDFQKQMHHLASYQAILYITGVLPFMLAIKTKDRDVNPEIKAAIKNKRLALPQLYRNELDDLRLLFRMSGLNDSIFT; this is translated from the coding sequence ATGGAGATAGATTTAATACCCGTGCTATTGCGGGAGCATTTTGGAACGCGTCAATTGCCACGGGAGCCAGAGCCGCAATCTATGGATAGCTCTGAACAAGTGGATGCTTATTTCAGCTCTGGAAGTGACGAAAATGGAATCATGGCTGTGTCCAATTTGTTTCATGCTGCCCATGCCACACAGGTTCTGCATGGTTGCAAAAAGGTTCTCGATCTTGGTTGCGGGCCGGCGATCCAATTGGCACGTATCGCAGAGCTTAATCCCGATTGCCATTTTGTCGGAGTTGATTTATCTGTCGAAATGCTGGATAGAGCGCATACTTTGATTGCTAAAAATAGATTGTCAAATATCGAGGTTGTTAAAGGAGATATTACTAAATTAGAACAATTTTCAGATGCCAGTTTTGACGGCATAATTAGTACAGTAACTCTACATCACTTACCTCGCGCAGATGATCTTGCGAGAAGCTTTTATCAGATGAGTAGAGTGCTTAGGGCTAGGGGTGCTATTTATCTGGCAGACTTTAGCCGCTTAAAATCGTTAAAATCAGTTTTGTATTTTGCGTATAAGTACAGGCACAAGTTGCCTCATGTTCTTTGTCTTGACTATGAGAGGTCATTGCGAGCAGCCTTTTTAGCAAGCGATTTTCAGAAACAAATGCATCATTTAGCCTCTTATCAAGCTATATTGTATATTACAGGGGTTTTGCCATTCATGTTGGCGATCAAAACTAAAGATCGAGATGTGAATCCAGAGATAAAAGCAGCAATAAAAAACAAGAGACTTGCTTTGCCACAGCTATATCGTAATGAACTTGATGATTTGAGGCTGTTGTTCCGCATGAGTGGTTTGAATGATTCAATTTTTACCTGA
- a CDS encoding S1 family peptidase, whose protein sequence is MKNQTLYLLALYIGLSAIAPSHADEINLPDILTRVKPGIVAIGTYMPTRNPRAVFLGTGFAVADGRKVVTNAHVTAKKLDEEHLERYAVFYRHEQKEQMQIAELTVTDEDHDLALLKVDGGVLPALEIGDSLRVREGEQYAFTGYPIGMVLGLYPVTHRSIIAAISPNAIPAIATRQLNVNMLKRLQTPFNVFQLDATAYPGNSGSPLYDINSGKVIGIINKVFVQGSKENAISNPSGITYAIPAEHIKTLLNQNAVK, encoded by the coding sequence ATGAAAAACCAAACACTGTATCTCTTGGCGCTATATATCGGACTATCCGCCATCGCACCCAGCCATGCCGATGAAATTAACCTCCCCGACATTCTTACCCGAGTCAAACCCGGAATAGTAGCTATAGGTACTTATATGCCAACACGAAACCCGCGTGCGGTTTTCCTGGGCACCGGCTTCGCCGTTGCCGACGGCAGAAAAGTGGTTACCAACGCTCACGTAACGGCAAAAAAACTAGACGAAGAGCACCTCGAGCGTTATGCGGTTTTTTATCGCCACGAGCAAAAAGAACAAATGCAAATTGCCGAACTGACCGTGACCGACGAAGATCACGATCTGGCACTGTTAAAGGTAGACGGTGGAGTATTACCCGCGCTGGAAATCGGTGACTCCCTGAGAGTGCGGGAGGGCGAGCAATATGCATTCACCGGTTATCCTATAGGTATGGTGCTGGGTTTGTATCCCGTCACCCACCGAAGCATTATTGCGGCTATCTCGCCGAATGCCATACCGGCAATTGCCACGCGACAGTTAAATGTCAATATGCTGAAGCGGCTACAGACACCTTTCAATGTGTTCCAATTAGACGCCACTGCCTACCCCGGCAACAGCGGCAGCCCCTTATACGACATCAATTCCGGAAAAGTTATTGGTATCATTAACAAAGTCTTTGTACAGGGGAGCAAAGAAAATGCCATATCCAATCCCAGCGGCATCACCTATGCTATTCCCGCTGAACATATCAAGACGCTTCTAAACCAGAATGCCGTCAAATAG
- a CDS encoding TIGR03013 family XrtA/PEP-CTERM system glycosyltransferase, with protein MAESLVFYLAMYCGAGLRFLYTASWYSQPELAASATVYSIVFIASCSGLGLYRKTLDKEEYNILQRISFSFAVAVFILAFIYYIIPDLMLARSVLISAIIFSFVGLLLTRYLFYRFVNLDNLKRRVLVVGCGQRAGELSVVNSSYIYRGFEIVGYITLEDEPISVPHAIALNEKIRLTDIVEAANVDEIVIAVDDRRKKLPVEELLDIKMSGVQIMDLQTFYEREQRLVFLEALSPSWLMFSDGFVSGGLRPIVKRSFDILASLLLLSVSWWLMILTMLAIYIESGFGAPVFYRQKRVGYRDIPFDVIKFRSMRIDAEKNGAQWASQTDDRVTRVGKVIRKYRIDELPQLLNVLKGDMSFVGPRPERPEFVKGFEENIPYYKERHRVKPGITGWAQLCYPYGASEYDTRQKLQFDLYYVKNYSLFLDLTIMMSTVEVILWGKGAR; from the coding sequence ATGGCGGAATCGTTAGTGTTTTATTTAGCCATGTATTGCGGCGCGGGCCTAAGATTTTTATACACAGCGTCCTGGTACTCCCAACCAGAGCTTGCCGCCTCAGCAACGGTTTATTCCATCGTATTCATCGCTAGCTGCTCCGGCCTAGGCTTATATCGGAAAACACTGGATAAAGAAGAATACAACATTCTACAGCGTATCAGTTTCAGCTTCGCCGTTGCAGTATTCATACTGGCTTTCATTTATTACATCATTCCGGATTTGATGCTGGCGCGCAGCGTCTTGATTTCCGCAATTATTTTTTCTTTTGTGGGCTTGCTGTTAACACGTTATTTATTTTATCGCTTCGTCAATCTGGATAATTTAAAACGCAGAGTGTTAGTGGTGGGTTGTGGCCAAAGAGCCGGAGAACTCAGCGTCGTTAATTCCAGCTATATTTATAGAGGATTTGAAATAGTCGGTTACATCACGCTGGAGGACGAACCAATAAGCGTGCCCCATGCGATTGCGCTCAATGAAAAAATCAGGCTAACCGATATTGTCGAAGCCGCTAACGTCGATGAAATAGTTATCGCTGTGGATGATCGTAGAAAAAAGCTGCCCGTTGAAGAACTGTTGGATATAAAAATGTCCGGCGTACAAATCATGGACTTGCAAACCTTCTACGAGAGAGAGCAACGATTGGTTTTTCTAGAGGCGCTGAGCCCTAGCTGGCTGATGTTTTCCGATGGTTTTGTGAGCGGCGGACTGCGTCCTATCGTCAAGCGCAGCTTCGATATTCTAGCCAGCCTGTTGCTACTCTCCGTAAGCTGGTGGCTAATGATCCTCACTATGCTGGCAATCTATATCGAAAGCGGCTTTGGAGCACCGGTTTTCTACCGGCAAAAACGTGTCGGCTATCGAGATATACCGTTCGATGTTATTAAGTTTCGCAGTATGCGTATCGACGCCGAAAAAAATGGCGCGCAATGGGCGAGCCAAACCGATGATCGCGTGACTCGCGTCGGCAAAGTGATTCGTAAATATCGGATAGACGAGCTGCCTCAGCTGCTAAACGTATTAAAAGGCGATATGAGCTTTGTTGGCCCGCGCCCGGAGAGACCGGAATTCGTTAAAGGTTTCGAAGAGAACATTCCTTATTATAAAGAAAGACATAGAGTAAAGCCCGGCATCACCGGATGGGCACAACTCTGTTATCCCTATGGCGCAAGCGAATACGATACCCGGCAAAAACTACAATTCGATTTGTATTACGTCAAAAACTACAGTCTGTTTCTAGATTTGACGATCATGATGAGTACAGTAGAAGTGATCTTGTGGGGGAAAGGCGCGAGATAA